In Malus sylvestris chromosome 16, drMalSylv7.2, whole genome shotgun sequence, the following are encoded in one genomic region:
- the LOC126609157 gene encoding uncharacterized protein LOC126609157: MGYYSPSMVKECLEHAKRCQACQFHANFIHQQPEALHPMVASWPFDTWGLDIVGLIATKLFVGEAYILAAANYFSKWVKAVPLREVKKETVVCFINEHIIYRYGVPHYIITENGKQFSNRLMDELCGKYKFKQHKSCIYHALANGLSKAFNKTLYNLLKKVIGRIKRNWHERITKHFGHIGIHIELLPKLRLILSLMV, translated from the coding sequence ATGGGCTATTACTCACCAAGCATGGTTAAGGAATGCTTGGAGcacgccaaaaggtgccaagcctgtcAGTTCcatgccaacttcatacatcaacaaCCTGAGGCATTACACCCTATGGTTGCTTCATGGCCATTTGATACATGGGGATTGGACATTGTGGGACTAATCGCAACAAAATTATTTGTCGGGGAGGCCTACATCCTAGCCGCAGcaaattacttctccaagtgggttAAAGCCGTACCCTTaagggaagtcaagaaggaaactgtcgttTGCTTCATTAATGAACATATCATTTatcgatatggtgtgcctcacTACATCATCACCGAGAAcggaaaacagttctccaaccgactcaTGGATGAGCTCTGCgggaaatacaagttcaagcaacaCAAATCTTGCATATATCATGCTCTGGCCAACGGTCTTTCaaaagcattcaacaaaacactGTACAACCTCTtgaagaaggtgatcggccgaaTAAAGAGaaactggcatgaaagaataacgaagcactttgggcatataggaaTACACATAGAACTTCTGCccaagctacgccttattctctCGCTTATGGTGTGA